From a single Ignavibacteria bacterium genomic region:
- a CDS encoding acetyl-CoA carboxylase carboxyltransferase subunit alpha — translation MAKTILDFEKPIIELEERLVEMKKASDGLQIDGEIAKIEDKVKQLKENIYHSLTRWQKVQLARHPDRPYTLDYIYNMTSNFMELHGDRTFGDDKAVVGGFAMIGNFKVMIIGQQKGRDTKSNLYRNFGMPNPEGYRKALRLMKLAEKFNLPVVTLLDTPGAFPGLEAEERGQAEAIARNLLEMARLKVPIVVVIIGEGASGGALGMGVGDRILMLENAWYSVISPESCSSILWRSWDYKEQAAEALKLTAQDLLPLKVIDRIVPEPLGGAHKDHQEMAEILKGVITEELANLVKIKPDKLVENRIEKFAGIGSFQE, via the coding sequence ATGGCAAAGACAATTTTAGACTTTGAAAAACCGATAATTGAACTCGAAGAACGACTCGTCGAGATGAAAAAAGCTTCAGACGGTCTCCAGATAGATGGGGAAATAGCGAAGATCGAGGACAAGGTAAAGCAACTGAAAGAGAACATCTACCACAGTCTTACCCGTTGGCAGAAGGTTCAACTTGCCAGACACCCTGACAGACCATACACTCTTGACTACATCTACAACATGACCAGCAACTTCATGGAACTTCATGGTGACCGTACATTTGGTGATGACAAGGCCGTGGTTGGCGGATTCGCCATGATAGGTAATTTCAAGGTCATGATAATAGGTCAGCAAAAGGGAAGAGACACCAAAAGTAATCTTTACCGCAATTTTGGCATGCCGAATCCTGAAGGATACAGAAAAGCCCTTCGCCTGATGAAACTTGCAGAGAAATTTAACCTGCCGGTTGTTACACTTCTTGACACTCCGGGAGCATTTCCGGGTCTCGAAGCAGAAGAAAGAGGTCAGGCGGAAGCTATTGCCAGAAACCTTCTGGAGATGGCAAGACTGAAAGTGCCGATTGTTGTAGTCATCATTGGTGAAGGAGCAAGCGGAGGCGCACTTGGTATGGGAGTTGGTGACAGAATCCTTATGCTGGAAAATGCGTGGTATTCAGTGATCAGTCCCGAGTCATGTTCAAGCATCCTTTGGAGGAGCTGGGACTACAAGGAACAGGCAGCAGAGGCACTGAAGCTTACCGCACAGGATCTTCTTCCGCTGAAAGTAATTGACCGAATCGTTCCCGAGCCGCTTGGTGGTGCTCACAAAGATCATCAGGAGATGGCGGAAATCCTTAAAGGGGTCATTACTGAAGAACTCGCAAATCTGGTTAAGATAAAACCTGATAAACTGGTTGAAAACAGAATTGAAAAATTCGCCGGAATTGGCTCTTTTCAGGAATAG
- a CDS encoding acyl-CoA thioesterase, protein MVKFVTTVRIRYADTDQMKFVYNGKYLEFFEVGRTELIRDMGMSYKKMEEAGFMLPLYDTYIRFHSPAYYDEIIEIESSMSSKPLAKLKIDYTIRVGERLIATGYTQHAFVSVATGKPVRSPELFNKLIDKYFKD, encoded by the coding sequence ATGGTGAAGTTCGTAACGACTGTAAGAATCAGGTATGCTGATACCGATCAGATGAAATTTGTCTATAACGGCAAATATCTTGAATTTTTTGAAGTTGGCAGAACAGAATTGATTCGTGACATGGGAATGTCATACAAGAAGATGGAAGAGGCGGGCTTTATGCTTCCGCTTTACGACACATATATCAGGTTTCACTCGCCTGCATATTACGATGAGATAATTGAAATTGAGTCGTCAATGAGCAGCAAACCGTTGGCAAAATTGAAAATTGATTATACAATAAGAGTGGGTGAGAGGCTTATTGCCACGGGTTACACCCAGCATGCGTTTGTAAGTGTGGCTACCGGAAAACCCGTAAGGTCACCGGAACTGTTTAATAAACTGATCGACAAATATTTTAAGGACTGA
- a CDS encoding polysaccharide biosynthesis C-terminal domain-containing protein, giving the protein MIDKLKQLSKETVIYGISTVVGRFLNFVLVPFYSNIFNPDDMGVVANLYSYMAIFNIVFIYGMDSAYLKMGSMKENRGSPKVFTTSYLTILTSTAVFSVILFLLKPYLGISISIDAAVSGKYEHLISYAINILALDALTVLPFIYLRLENKALLFSKIRVINILINIGLNFILILGFKMGVEAVLISNLVASIYSFLALIPYVHANLSTEYDFSLLKRILKFGLPFLPAGFAAMMMQVIDKPIVERLTDLKTLGIYNANYKLGIFMMLFVSMFQFAWQPFFLKHASDDNAKQLFSKVFTYFTIAGSVIVVILSLFIENITELGYGRVHFLGEAFWSGRNIIPVILLGYLFYGFYVNFNASFYIKEKSIPIPVLLGAGAVVNIVLNFLLIPVFGMMGAALATLGCYVVIAVAFFYYGRKLFEIDYEFRKIFTILILITGVFAVYYLFISGQSVSVFIKLGLSLGYLALLVVTGVMSPRELKIIGDLIQGLPKKFKRN; this is encoded by the coding sequence ATGATTGACAAATTAAAGCAACTTTCCAAGGAAACGGTTATCTATGGAATCTCAACCGTAGTTGGCCGCTTCCTTAATTTTGTTTTAGTCCCTTTCTACAGTAATATCTTTAATCCCGATGACATGGGAGTGGTGGCTAACCTCTACTCCTATATGGCGATATTTAATATCGTGTTTATATACGGAATGGACTCAGCTTATCTTAAGATGGGTTCAATGAAGGAAAACCGGGGATCACCAAAAGTATTCACAACTTCATATTTAACGATTCTAACATCGACAGCGGTTTTTTCAGTTATTCTTTTCCTTTTGAAACCATATTTGGGGATTTCGATCAGCATTGATGCTGCCGTATCGGGGAAATATGAACACCTGATATCTTATGCCATAAATATCCTGGCACTTGATGCACTGACCGTACTTCCTTTTATTTATCTCAGGCTGGAAAACAAAGCCCTTTTATTCTCCAAAATACGGGTGATAAATATCCTGATAAACATCGGGTTGAATTTTATTCTGATTCTCGGCTTCAAGATGGGGGTGGAAGCAGTACTCATTTCAAATCTCGTGGCATCAATCTATTCATTTTTGGCGCTAATTCCTTATGTTCATGCGAATTTATCAACCGAATATGATTTTTCACTCCTGAAACGGATACTAAAATTCGGACTTCCTTTTCTCCCGGCGGGATTCGCAGCCATGATGATGCAGGTGATTGATAAACCAATTGTGGAGAGGCTTACCGATCTAAAAACTCTCGGCATCTACAATGCGAACTATAAACTCGGCATTTTCATGATGCTTTTTGTAAGCATGTTCCAGTTTGCATGGCAGCCTTTTTTCCTGAAGCACGCTTCGGATGACAATGCGAAGCAACTCTTTTCAAAAGTTTTCACATACTTTACCATCGCAGGAAGTGTAATTGTGGTGATTCTCTCTCTGTTTATTGAGAATATCACAGAACTGGGGTATGGCAGGGTTCACTTTTTGGGGGAGGCATTCTGGTCGGGCAGAAATATCATTCCGGTCATTCTTCTGGGATATCTCTTTTACGGGTTTTATGTTAACTTCAATGCTTCTTTTTATATCAAAGAGAAGAGCATTCCGATTCCTGTCCTGCTGGGAGCCGGGGCTGTAGTAAACATTGTGCTAAACTTCCTTCTTATACCTGTTTTTGGTATGATGGGGGCTGCGCTTGCCACACTCGGATGTTATGTCGTGATAGCAGTTGCATTCTTCTACTATGGCAGAAAGCTTTTTGAAATTGATTATGAGTTCAGAAAAATATTTACAATCCTGATTTTGATTACAGGAGTATTTGCAGTTTATTATTTGTTTATTTCAGGGCAGTCTGTTTCAGTATTTATAAAACTCGGATTGAGTCTGGGTTATCTTGCTCTCCTCGTTGTGACGGGAGTAATGAGCCCGAGAGAATTAAAAATAATCGGCGACTTGATTCAGGGTCTGCCAAAGAAATTTAAGAGGAATTAA
- the nadC gene encoding carboxylating nicotinate-nucleotide diphosphorylase has protein sequence MKQIDRIIESALEEDIKSGDITTEAIIKENRPATGIFRAKEDGVLAGVAVARQVFELVDETVEFNVFFDDGSVIKKGDILIEVEGNAASILVAERTSLNFLQRMSGIATLSARYARAVEGTSVRILDTRKTAPGLRLTDKLAVKTGGCLNHRTGLYDMYLIKDNHIEAAGSISEAVRAVKEHQTENETSYKIEVEVKNLEELKEALESSVDVIMLDNFAVEEIRKAVEITNNTCLLEASGGITLENVREIAETGVDYISIGALTHSVKALDISLDLKLKPKE, from the coding sequence CTGAAACAGATTGACAGGATAATTGAGTCCGCTCTCGAAGAAGATATAAAGAGCGGCGACATTACCACAGAAGCAATTATTAAAGAAAACCGTCCTGCCACGGGAATATTCCGGGCGAAGGAAGACGGAGTGCTTGCAGGAGTAGCAGTTGCCCGTCAGGTTTTCGAGCTCGTAGATGAAACTGTTGAGTTCAATGTCTTTTTTGATGATGGATCCGTGATTAAAAAAGGTGACATACTGATTGAGGTTGAGGGAAACGCAGCCTCGATACTTGTGGCAGAGCGGACTTCACTGAACTTTCTTCAAAGAATGTCAGGAATTGCAACACTTTCAGCCCGCTATGCAAGAGCTGTGGAAGGAACCAGTGTCAGGATTCTCGATACGAGAAAAACAGCTCCCGGTTTGCGACTTACCGACAAGCTTGCTGTGAAAACAGGCGGATGCCTCAATCACCGGACAGGGCTTTATGACATGTATCTGATAAAAGACAATCACATTGAGGCTGCCGGATCGATTTCCGAGGCTGTAAGAGCAGTAAAGGAGCATCAGACTGAAAACGAGACTTCATACAAAATCGAAGTTGAAGTAAAAAATCTTGAAGAACTTAAAGAGGCTCTCGAAAGTAGTGTGGATGTTATTATGCTCGATAATTTCGCCGTGGAAGAGATCAGAAAAGCGGTGGAAATAACAAACAACACCTGTCTGCTCGAAGCATCGGGAGGGATAACCCTTGAAAATGTAAGGGAAATTGCAGAGACCGGCGTCGACTACATTTCAATAGGGGCACTCACCCACAGCGTCAAAGCACTCGATATTTCGCTCGATCTGAAGCTCAAACCCAAAGAATGA
- the dut gene encoding dUTP diphosphatase produces MNENLLLKFKRINDLMSDIPLPEYQTDGAAGMDIRAGIEESVVIPKSGFAAIPTNLQVEIPAGYEIQVRPRSGLAFKNGIGVLNAPGTIDEDYRGEIKVILFNFGQEDFEIKRGDRIAQLILGRVYRAKIEETKIISETERGSGGFGSTGKG; encoded by the coding sequence ATGAACGAAAATTTATTGCTTAAATTCAAGAGAATAAACGATTTGATGTCGGATATCCCGCTTCCGGAGTATCAGACAGATGGTGCTGCGGGAATGGATATCAGAGCGGGAATTGAAGAGAGCGTTGTGATTCCAAAAAGTGGATTTGCAGCAATTCCCACTAATCTGCAGGTGGAGATTCCGGCAGGTTATGAGATTCAGGTAAGACCAAGAAGTGGCCTCGCTTTTAAAAACGGCATCGGGGTATTAAATGCTCCCGGAACCATTGATGAAGACTATCGCGGCGAAATTAAAGTAATCCTCTTCAATTTCGGTCAGGAAGACTTTGAAATAAAGCGTGGTGACAGAATAGCCCAGCTAATACTCGGAAGGGTTTACCGCGCAAAAATCGAAGAAACAAAAATTATAAGTGAAACAGAAAGAGGCTCCGGCGGGTTTGGTTCCACCGGGAAGGGATAG
- a CDS encoding polyprenol monophosphomannose synthase — MDKKTLIIVPTYNEMDNIQKLIPVLFELGIEGLDVLVVDDNSPDGTGDYVEKLSQKDERIHILRRPGKMGLGTAYCDGFKYAINNGYDFVFEMDADFSHDPKVVPKFLEKIADADLVIGSRYLTGVNVINWPMKRLLLSYFANFYTRVITGLPIKDATGGYKCFRVEVLKSINLDNIKSNGYAFQIEMNFKAWKKGFRLAEIPIIFFDRFQGTSKMSNKIVKEAVFMVWKLRLGSIFGSL, encoded by the coding sequence ATGGATAAAAAAACATTAATAATAGTGCCTACCTACAATGAGATGGATAATATCCAAAAACTCATTCCCGTGCTGTTTGAGCTTGGAATAGAGGGTCTGGATGTTCTTGTGGTCGATGATAATTCACCGGATGGTACGGGTGACTATGTGGAGAAACTGTCCCAAAAGGATGAACGGATACACATCCTCCGACGACCGGGTAAAATGGGCTTGGGTACCGCTTATTGCGACGGTTTCAAATATGCAATCAATAACGGTTATGATTTCGTTTTTGAAATGGATGCCGATTTCTCTCATGATCCGAAGGTTGTTCCAAAGTTTCTGGAAAAAATTGCTGATGCCGATCTCGTGATCGGAAGCAGATATCTTACCGGTGTGAATGTGATCAACTGGCCAATGAAAAGGCTGTTGTTGAGCTACTTTGCGAATTTTTATACTAGAGTTATAACAGGTCTGCCGATAAAAGATGCCACGGGTGGTTATAAGTGTTTTCGGGTTGAAGTACTTAAATCAATCAACCTTGACAACATAAAATCGAATGGATATGCCTTCCAGATAGAGATGAATTTCAAAGCGTGGAAAAAAGGTTTCCGGCTGGCTGAAATACCAATTATTTTCTTCGACCGTTTTCAGGGAACATCAAAAATGTCGAACAAGATAGTTAAGGAAGCAGTTTTCATGGTCTGGAAACTCAGACTTGGAAGTATTTTTGGCTCGTTGTAG
- a CDS encoding glycosyltransferase: protein MIDLSIIIVNYNVKEFIQNLLESIKSASRNISTEVIVVDNASDDGSIELIRQKYPEVTLIENSRNLGFSKANNLGLKIAKGKFLLLLNPDTLVKEDTFEKMISFFEATPDAGMAGCKLLNTDGTLQLACRRGFPGPWASFTKVTGLSTLFPRSPLFARYNLTYLDENETYAVDAISGAFMMIRREVYEKIGGLDETFFMYGEDLDLCYRVNKAGYKVYYVHTTEIIHYKGESTKRSNLNEVKVFYEAMHIFVKKYYAGSFFLLLFLRTAILAREMLAFLGKKKLVFVSVLMDLLFYNLTMFLAVKIYTNYRDWESGIPSYGIPVIYSIPVLVHILTSAVLSVYKKDRLSVLRTLGAVIAGFFVITSLTFFFKDYAFSRGVVLILYFTLPFTLGGWRIFAKLWFKAGASGDISLRKRAVVVGTGEEAIKLAKKLQKKKGEYSRIAGLIGTKRLQIGERIEGFEVIGSLDNIIRVIREKGIEEVIFTTGELSYNAIIGIVAACRKENVEFQITGGESDFMVSKSEVSILNEIQLFEVNYNIGFPLHKIIKKSFDILFSLFILFFLFPFLFVVKMISGRESRFYTFIKGMWRVLKGECSIVGPKEEAPKGEPWLGKKGLTGFWYTDMDEDEDSAKSDIFYAKNQNIWLDLEIIGKTFNKLMNEQ, encoded by the coding sequence GTGATCGATCTGTCGATAATAATTGTTAACTACAATGTAAAGGAGTTCATTCAGAATCTCCTGGAATCGATCAAAAGTGCTTCAAGGAATATAAGCACTGAAGTGATTGTAGTTGATAATGCATCTGATGACGGAAGTATCGAATTAATCAGGCAGAAGTATCCCGAAGTTACTTTGATAGAGAACAGCAGGAATCTCGGGTTTAGCAAAGCCAATAACCTCGGACTTAAAATTGCAAAAGGGAAATTCCTTCTTCTGTTGAATCCTGACACTTTGGTCAAGGAAGATACATTCGAAAAGATGATATCATTTTTTGAAGCAACTCCCGACGCCGGTATGGCGGGTTGTAAACTGCTCAACACCGATGGCACACTTCAACTTGCATGCAGACGCGGTTTCCCCGGTCCGTGGGCATCGTTCACAAAAGTGACCGGACTTTCTACTTTATTCCCCCGCAGCCCTCTTTTTGCCCGATACAATCTGACATATCTCGATGAGAACGAGACCTACGCGGTCGATGCCATTTCGGGTGCATTTATGATGATCAGGAGGGAAGTATATGAAAAAATTGGCGGACTCGACGAAACATTTTTTATGTATGGTGAGGATCTCGATCTTTGTTACAGGGTGAACAAAGCCGGTTACAAAGTTTATTATGTTCATACTACCGAAATCATCCATTATAAAGGTGAGAGCACCAAAAGAAGCAATCTGAACGAGGTGAAGGTCTTCTATGAGGCTATGCACATTTTCGTAAAGAAATATTATGCAGGATCATTTTTTCTGCTTCTTTTCCTTCGTACTGCAATACTTGCAAGGGAGATGCTTGCATTTTTGGGGAAGAAAAAACTGGTTTTCGTTTCCGTTTTGATGGATTTGCTGTTTTACAATCTCACTATGTTCCTGGCTGTAAAGATTTATACAAATTACCGGGACTGGGAGTCTGGTATCCCCTCCTATGGAATACCTGTAATTTATTCGATACCGGTTCTGGTGCATATTCTCACTTCGGCCGTGCTCTCGGTTTACAAAAAAGACCGCCTGTCGGTGTTACGGACTCTTGGAGCGGTGATAGCAGGGTTCTTTGTTATCACCTCACTCACTTTTTTCTTCAAGGATTATGCTTTTTCAAGAGGTGTAGTGCTTATTCTCTACTTTACACTTCCTTTTACCCTCGGCGGGTGGAGAATTTTTGCCAAATTGTGGTTTAAAGCCGGGGCATCAGGTGATATTTCTCTGAGGAAAAGGGCAGTTGTGGTCGGGACAGGTGAAGAAGCCATCAAACTCGCAAAAAAACTGCAGAAGAAGAAGGGTGAATATTCGCGTATTGCGGGGCTGATCGGGACAAAAAGGCTGCAAATCGGAGAGAGAATAGAAGGTTTTGAGGTAATCGGGAGTCTGGACAATATTATCAGGGTTATCAGGGAAAAGGGGATTGAAGAGGTCATTTTTACCACAGGGGAATTGAGTTACAATGCAATAATAGGAATTGTTGCTGCATGCCGAAAGGAAAATGTCGAGTTTCAAATCACCGGTGGTGAGAGTGATTTTATGGTGAGCAAATCTGAAGTTTCAATTTTGAACGAGATTCAACTTTTTGAGGTGAATTACAACATCGGGTTCCCTCTGCATAAAATAATAAAGAAATCCTTTGATATTCTCTTCTCACTTTTTATCTTATTTTTCCTTTTTCCATTTCTTTTTGTCGTAAAAATGATTTCCGGGAGAGAAAGCCGGTTTTATACTTTCATAAAAGGGATGTGGAGGGTGTTGAAAGGTGAATGCAGTATTGTCGGACCGAAAGAAGAAGCCCCCAAAGGTGAACCCTGGCTTGGGAAAAAGGGATTGACCGGATTCTGGTATACAGACATGGATGAAGATGAAGATTCTGCCAAATCGGATATTTTTTATGCAAAAAATCAAAATATCTGGCTTGATTTGGAAATAATAGGCAAGACTTTTAATAAACTAATGAACGAACAGTAA